The Myxococcales bacterium region GCGCGATGTCATGTTGCCCGTCGTGCTCGGGCTCCTCATCGCCTACGTGCTCATGCCCGTGGTGTCGTGGGTCGAGAAGAAGCGCGTCCCACGCGGCGCTGCCATCGTCCTCGTCTACGTGCTGGTGCTCGGCACCATGGGCCTCTTCATTCGCACCATCGCGCCGCGCATGGCCCACGAGCTGACGGGCCTGGCGCGGGAGCTGCCCACGATGGCGACGAAGGCTCGCCAACACTGGATCCCCGTCGTCAAAGAGAAGCTGCGCGTGCTCTCGCCGCAACACGACGAAGGCGTACCGGTGGCGCCGCGCGAGCCCGCGCTCGTCATCCGGCCACGCAGCGACGGTTCCTTCGCGGTGGAGCTCGCGTCGGGCATCGAGGTCCGCAAGACGCGCGAAGGCCACGTGATCGAGCGCGACGACGGGCCCGAGGGCTTTGATCCCGACAAGGTCGTCGACGCATCGATTCAAGCGAGCGCGGCCTATGTGAAGGAGAACGCGCTCGAACTCGCGCGCATCGGCAGCGGCATCGTCTTCGGGGTTGGCCGCTTCTTCTTCATCTTCGGCCTCACGCTGATGATCGCCGCCTACTTGATGCTCACGAAGGAGCGCATCGAGGCGTTTTTCCTGTCGCTGGCTCGGCCGGCGTCGCGGCCGTCCTTTGAGTTCTTGCTCACGCGCATCGATCGCGGCCTCTCGGGCGTGGTCCGCGGGCAGCTCATTATTTGCCTCGTCAACGGGGTCTTGTCGGCCATCGGCTTCGGCATCGCAGGTCTGAAGTATTGGCCGGTGCTCGCCATCATCGCGACGGTGCTCTCGCTCATCCCGATCTTCGGCTCGATCATCAGCACGATTCCGGCGGTGGCCATCGGTCTCACGCAGTCGTTCTTCACCGGCGCCTTCGTCTTCGCGTGGATCATTGGCATTCACCAGATCGAGGCGAATTTCTTGAACCCCAAGATCATGGGGGACGCGGCGAAGATTCACCCGGTGCTGGTGATCTTCTCGTTGCTCGTCGGCGAGCACTTCTTCAGAACCACCGGGGCCCTCCTCGCGGTCCCCGTGATGTCGATCACCCAGAGCGTGTTCTTGCACTTCCGCCAGCTCGTTCACAACATGGACCCGGAGCTGTCGCGCGACCCCATTCGTTCCAGCATCGAGCCGCCGCCGCCGCGCCCCGACTCGACGCCGCCTCCGCCGTCGTCACGCAAGCTCTAACACGCTAGGCACCCGCGAGGAGGAGAAGCCCATGGCATCGGTCATCGTCTCCGTCAAGAATGTGGCCGACTGGCTCGGCATCTGCGCACCGGTCGTCGTCGAGGCGGCCATGGGCACCGTCGACCGCGACGTCTGCGACGCGCGCCTCGCCAACTGGGCGCCCCGCGTCCTCGCGCGAGCGGGGGTGACGCTCGAGGTGTTGGGCCAAGAGCACCTCGCCGCGAATCGGCCCATGGTGCTCATGAGCAACCACGCGTCGTTCTACGACATCCCGGTGGTCTACGCCGTCTTCGGCGGCAAGCTCCGCATGGTGGCCAAGAAGGAGCTCTTCCGCATTCCCATCGTCGGCGGCGCGATGCGCGGCGCCGGCATGATCGAGGTCGATCGCAACGATCGGTCGAAGGCCATCGGCAACCTCGACAAGGGCGCTCGCGCTCTCTTCGAGTCCGGTTCGAGCGTCTGGATCGCGCCCGAGGGCACGCGGTCGACGACGGGAACGCTCGGCCCGTTCAAGAAGGGCGGCTTCTACCTCGCGCTTCGGGGCCGACTGCCCATTCTGCCGATTTCGATCAAGGGGACGTTCGCACTCTTGCCGCCGCACAGCGTCGGAACACGCACCAAGGTGCCCGTCGCCGTCACGATCCATGAGCCCATCGACACGGGGTCGTTCGCGACCGCCGCCGCCGGCGACGAGAAGGCCGCCGTGGCGCGACTTATGGAGGTGGTGCGCGTCGCCATCGCGAGCGGCCTGTAGCCACGGCGCTGTCGTTGCTGTCGCCCCTCACGCGTCGGCGGGGTGGGGCGCGTAGAGGACATCGACGCGCAAGAGCTCGAGGATGAGGGCGCGCGCCTCGACGCGCCCGACGCCAAAGGGCTTGAGCGCCGCAGCCAGCTCGCCGCCGCGGAAAGACGCCGTCTGCTCGCGCAAGATGAGCGCAGCGGCCGCCATGGTCGGAGAGGTCAGCGGGAAGGACTGGCGGCGTCGCTTCACGACCACTCGCTCGGGGCGTACCTCGCCGCGCAAGCTGCGCGTCTCTACGGAGAAGGCTACGTCGGGATTCACCGCGAAGGTGGCGTCCTCTACGGCGGCCTCGCTCGGCGGCGGCCGTGGCCCGTTTTCGTCGTGGGCGACGACGAGGTCGAGCATCGAGCGATGCGTGAGCGTCTCGACGAGCGCGTACCGCTCGCACGGCGAAAGCTCCATGGCTCGTGCGGCGAGCGCCGGCGGGAGGATCTGCGAGACGTCCCATAGCTCGGGCTCGTTCCAGCGGAGCGGCGTCAGGTGTGCGTCGGCGAGGAGCGCGTAGAGTTCGGGGACGTTGTAGCTCGTCTCGTGGACATGCAGGTAGCGGTCGACGAGCTCGGCGTCAGGCACCGTCGCGGCGTCCGCGAAGGGCCCCGTGAAGAGCGCGTCGGCGGCCTGCGTCTTGACGAGCTGTCGGGCCGTCTTGAGCCGCTCTTCCACGGGGAGGGTCCGCGGCGCCAACAGATCGAGCGCCCGCACGGTGCGGTAGAGCGCGTGCCGGCCCTCGCGGCCGTAGACCATCAGCGAGATGACGCCGTGCGGTGCGAGCGCGGCCTTGAGGCGCGCGAGGCCTTGCGCTGGGTCGGCGAGGTGATGAAGCACCCCCGACGAGACGATGACGTCGAAGCCCCCGTCGGGCACGTCGAGCTCCTCGAGCGTCATCAGGTTGACGGTGCGAAACTTCACGTTGGTGATGCCGCGCGCCTTGGCCGCGCCTTCGGCCTCTTCGAGGGCGACGCGGTTGAGGTCGATGCCCACGAACTCGACGTCTCGCTGGATGGCGGCGGCGCCCAAGAGCCCGGCAGCTCGCCCGCAGCCCGCATCGAGCACGCGAAGCGGGCGACCCTTCTTCCTCGCGAGCTTGCCGTAGGAAAGGAGCTGGCGCGCGTCGCTCCCGACGCGAATCTGCGGCGTCGCGACAGGCGGGTAGGGGAACTGCTCGTACATGGCGCGGACTGCGCTCGTGATCTCGTCCATGCAGCCGACGGAGCAAAGTCGGTGCCGCTGCGCGCAGCCCCGCAAACGTGAACGTGCCCGTGCCCGTGCACGGCGCTCTCGCCCGACCCCGCCGGCCGCCTGCCCCCCCGTTTGCGCAGCCTTCCCCGCCGCAATCCCCTCAGTTCGGCGAGGAATAGTTCCGTTTCACGGCGCAGAGCCCGTCGGCGTTGAGGTGTCCCTGCGTGCTCGTGATGAACGTCACGAAGTCGGCGGTATGTCGGAGTCCCGTCGCCGGGTTTCCTGTCGGTCCGACGTTAAGGACGGCGCCCGAGTTGAACGACATGTTGCCCACCGGTGGCGTGAAGTCGCCCCCCACGCAGTTGCGCCACGGGAGAGCGGCTCCTCCCTTGTTCTTGAGCGCCTGGTAGTCGAGCGCCTCCAGGTCCTTCATCGTGACGGTGCCCGTGCCGCCGTCGCCGCCCCCCTGGGCCGCCGCGGCGAATTGGTTGAAGGTGGCCGGAGCGTCTTCCTCGACGCTGATCCAGAAGAGGTGATCCGGATGGATCGTTGCCTGAGCCGTCACGAAGGTGTTGCCCTTGACGGCGACACCACGCTGATGGTCTTCACCACCGAGCGGTGCCGCGGGGTCGTTGTCGGGGTTCTGGCAGTTCGCGCTGTCGACCGGCGCCTTGACGCACAGCTTGAAGTTGACCACCGAGGGCAGGGCATCGAGGGCCGCGTTGGCGCCCGGCGCCGGCGCGCAGGTGACGCCGCCGGCACTGCCTTTGAAGGTCCCGGTGCCAACATAGAGAATCGAGCACCCCTCCTTCACCATGTCGGCGTAGTCGGCGAGGCCCTGCGGACCCAAGTTCACGTTCTGTGCGTTCGCGGTCGCGGCCACGCTCTTGAAGCCAAAGGCGTAGCGGGCCCCGGCCGTATCGAAGGCGGCGCCGCCGTTCTTGTTCTGGTTGGCTACGACGGCTAGCGGGACGGCCTTGCCCTCGCCGCCCTTTCCTGCGGGATAGGTGGGATCGTCCTTGGCGAGGTCCACGGCAAAGGGGCCATCGACCTCTGCGACCACCTTGCCGGTCTTCGCTTGATCGGCAGGGTCGGTGTCCGGCGCCTCCGCGAGCGAAAGGGCGTCGACGGTCGTGATGAGCCGCTCGAGCTTGACCTCCCAACCATCGACGAAGGTCACCTCTTGGTCGACGGCCGGCGGAAACGCGAAGCCCTCCGTCGCGAGGGCTTCGCCGGAGATCGTGAAGAGCACACTCCCGTTCCCAGGAGTCGCCGGCGGCGCCGTGAAGGCCTTAAGGGCGAAACCACCGTCGGTCGTCGTCACCACGTCGGCGCCGCCACCACCGTCACTGACGGCGCTCGCCTCCGCCGACCCGCCGCCATCCGTCGTTGCCGCTGGCTGCGTTCCCGACTGGTTCTCCGCGTCGTCGCTGCACCCCTGCGTGGTCAGTCCAGCGACGAGGCCCACGAGGGTGAGCGGGAACAAGGTGCGCGTAGCGTTCGAAAGACAAAAGAAGGCCATGGGATAAACTCCGTTTGGTGACTTGATGATTTGATGAACCGTTCGAGGTTCGCCGCCCGCTAGAGGCGAGCGCGCCACTCGAACGTGTAGAGTGCAGCGGAGCGGAGGGCGGCGAAGACCGCGACGCTCGGGCCGTCAGCGGCTTCGTCCTGAAAGCCGAAGAGCGGAGGGTCCTTCGAGAACTGCTTCAGCTCCTGGAAGTCGACCGTCAGAAAGAGACGCCGCGGATCGACGCGTACCAGTAGCGCGCCGCCGGCAGACGGGGCGATGGACAGGGGGATGGGCGCAACGATGCGCTCGCGACACAAGGGATTGGCCCCCGGCTGGGCGGGGCTCGGCGGCGGGCGCTTGCGGTTCTCGGCAATGGTGAGGCGCCCCTTGAAGGGGAGCGCGCGCCCATCGCGGGTCGCGGTACCTTCGACCTCGAAGATCGGCGTCGTGTCGCTCTCGTCGTAGACGTCGCCGCTGCCGGTGAGCCAAACCTCGCCGGCGCGCGCGGGCGCCGTCGTCGCAGATCCTCGCCGAGTGAAGCGTTGCGGGCGTTCGTCCAGCAGGTTGACGTCGAGGCCGGCGCTGATCTCGGCGGTGTAACGGCCCGACGACAGACATGAATCGGCTTGGGCGTTCGACACCGGAAGCAGCTCGTTCATGTAGACGGCGCCGATGCGAAGCGAAGCGCGGGTCAGCTCGACGTCGTAGCCCCGGGGCGTCGTGAACCTTAGCGGGGCTCCCGAATGCGCATCCGCGGGGCCCGCTGCGCCGCCCTCGAAGTCGAAGGTCTCGCCACCCGAGCTGCCGATGCAGCCCGTCATCGTCGCCGCCGTGGGCACGACAAGGGAAAGCACGGCGAGCGCGTGCCGCAGCCCGAACCGTCGCCGTGTTGAGCCCATCACGAGCCCCCCAGGGTCATGGTCAGGGTCCCAAACACGGCGCGTGGCGCCCCCGCGACGAAGTGCCTGCTGGCGACGAGCGTCGGCGGGCCGCCCTGCTGGAACACCGACGAGTAGTTGTATTCGGAGAGCCGGTAGCGGTTGTCCAAGAGATTGGACGCGATGACCCCCAGCTCGACGTTGCCGAGGCCAAGCGTCGCCGACGCGTCGACGGTGAGGATTCGTTGACTGCGCTCGCTGAAGGGCAGCTCGCGCCGACCGACGTAGGTGATGCCGGAGCCCAACGCGCCGCGGAGTTTGTCGCCCCGTATTCTCACGGGAAAGTCCGCGTGGAGCGCCGTGTCGGAGCGGAAAACGAGATCGGGCACGTAGGGCACGAGCAGGTTGGTGTCGTCGAAAGACGAGCGCACCAGGGTGAGGCTCGCGGCTTGATCGAGCCACATGCCCGTGTAGCGGACCGTTCCGGCCCATCCAGTGCGCGACGTGCCATTGGCGAGCGTGCTTCGCCCCGCCGTCTGGTTGAAGATGAGATCGCGGTCGACGTGCGTCTGGAAGAAGATCGACTTGACGACGAGGCTCGAGGTCTCGCTGTCCCTCGCGTAGCCGACGCCCCCTTCGTACGAGGTGATGCTCGCGTAGGGCGTTCGGACGTCTTGGGTGACGTAGACCGGGTCGATGGAGCGGGCGCCCTGCCCATAGGCTGCGCTGAAGGTGAAGTGGTCGAAGGGGCCAAGGAGCACTGACGCCCGCGGCAAGAGCGCAGTGCCGACCGTCGAAGCGCGTTGGTTCGCCTCGCGGTGCACACCGAACCGCGACTGCGTGAGGCAGCTCGCGTCACCGGGCGGGTTCTTCACCGAGGGTTTCGACACGTCTTGGGCCGCACAGAGGTTCTGCGCGTCGAAGGAGAAGAGCTCGGCGCGAAGTCCGCCGCGAACCGTGAGCCAGCGCGTGGCGTGCAGGTTGGCGTCACCGTAGAGGCCGAGGTTGCCAAGCTTCGACGAGAGCAGCGTCTCGGTCTTGTAAGGCACCGACGTGGTCGCCTCGAGCCTTTGCTCCGACGAGTCGACGAGGTCGCCGCGAGCGAAGTAGCCGACTTCGAGCTCCTGCTTGTGGCCAAGCGCGCTCCCGGCGATGCGCGAGGCGCCGCGGCCGCCCATGGTCCACACGCCGTTGTTCAGATCGATGAGATCGCCGCGTTGCCCGTGAGGGCTCTGGATGGCCTCCTGCGTGTCTTCGAGGAAGCCAGTGAAGTTCTTCAGCAGGCGAAGGTCCCGGCGAATGAGAAAGAGCTGCTGCGTGTACGTGGTGTCTTGGCCCCGCGAGACGATGTCCGCGGCGAGCGAATACCGCGACGACGAGCCGCCCTGACGCGGATCGTAGGTGTCGTAGAAGTCAACGCGCCCAGCGCGCAGATCGTCTTGGCGGAGCACGCCCGCCGAGAAGTACTTGGTCGTGTAGGCCTGCGTCGTGAGCCGGTAAGAGCCCCGCTCGCCGATGCGGCCCTCGTATTGCCCCATACCCGTGGCGCGGTCGGCCCCGCGATTCTGACCGAAGCCGTCGGTCCGATACAGCTCAGCGCCACCGAAGGTGTGCACGCTTTCGTCCTTCGGCCCCCAGAGGAGCAAGAGGCGGTGCGTGTTGAAGCTGCCGCCGCGATAGCCGATGGTCGTGCCGCGCTTTTGAAGACCGAGCTGGTAGTCGGCGCTGCCGGCCACGGCGAAGTTGCCTTGCCGCGGGTCGAAGGGGCCCTCAACGACCCTTAGCGATTCGACAAGCTCAGGGATGATGAAGTTGGTCTCGGCGAAGCCACCGCCGTGAATGTTGCCCGGCTCGTTGATGGGAACACCGTCGACGGTAAACTCGATGTCCTGCCCTTCGCGCGCATCGAAGCCACGCAGAAATACCTGCTGGGCGTGACCTTCGCCGCCCTCGTTGGACAACAGGATGCCGGGGGCGAGCTTGAGCAACTCGGCGGCGTTGCCGCGATAGACGCGGGCCAACTCGCCGATGCGGAGGTTGAAGTCGGAGGCCCCGCGACTGGGGGGCATGGGCCGCCCGTGGACGAGCACCTCGTCCGACGCTTTGGCGGGGGCCTTCGGCTCCTCGTGGCTGTGCGCGTGGGAGGAGGCCTGCGACGGTGGCGCTGGCGCCTCGACGACCTCGACAGCGGCCGCGGGCGGCGAAAAGTGGAACGGCACGCGGATCTTCGCCGCGACGGGCTTTCCGTTGCGGAGCGCGGGGTCGAACGTCCACTGACGCGCAGCCACAATGGCCGCCTGGTCGAGATCGGCCCCCGCCGATTCGAGGACCTCCACGGCGCTCACGTGGCCGTGGACGTCGACGGTCACGGCGAGGACGACGTCGCCGTGCTTGTTCTCACGGTGGGCCGATTCGGGGTACGTCGCGTCGACGTGGGTGCGGACGACAGGCGCCACAAGCTGCGGAGGCGGCGATTGCGCTTGCGCCGCGGCGGGGAGCAACGCCAGAAGTCCCGCCGCTACGGCCCGTGCGGCGAGCCTCGCGAGGTACCGCTGGAAGTGGGGGGGCGCGAGGTGCTCGTGATGGCACATAGGGACGATTCACCAGTCGTTGAACTGATGGTTTGATGCAACCGAGTTGCGAATGACCTCTACACCATCGGCGTCTCCGCGCAACCGAAAGGTGGCCAACAGGGGCTCCGGCGCGCCGCCGTCCTGGCCCCGCCTCCCGTTGGGCCAAGGCGCCGGCGTGGAGTTCGTGCCGTCGACTCGCGGGCCTCGCGCTTGCGCTTGCCCGACCGCTACAGACGCGGCCGCGGGGGAGCGGCCCGGTTCACGGCGGGAGGCGGTACGCGCGGCGACACGCGCGCGCCGCGCGGTACGCGTCGAGGCGCGTCAAGAACGGTTGAGCGCGCGCCCGGTCGGTATCGAAGAGCGTGAAGGTCTCGGTGGGGTCGTTCGAGAGATCGTAGAGCTCCGCGAGGCGCGAGTTCAGATCGTAGTCGAACTTGAGCGGGCCCTTCACCAGCGAAACGAGCATGCGCGTCGTGCCGATGCGCTCGATGACGACGGACTCGTCGGTGGCGCGCATCATGGGGGCCAGATCGCTGGAGACGCGCGCGAGGGCGGCGTCGCGGAGTGGGGATGGGCCGTGAAGCATGAGCCAGGGCAACGCGTAGAGCGTCGATGTCGGCGCGTCGATGCGCCGTCCGCGCTCGCCGGGGATCCAGACGACGAGCGGCACGTGCACCTGTTCTTCGTAGACCGTAGTGCCGTGGACGGCGCCGCCGTGTTCTCCGAACTCCTCGCCATGGTCGGCGTAGAAGACGACGACGGTGTTCTTCGCGAGGCCGGTGCGCTCCAACGCCGCAAAGACTCGGGCGAGCTGCCCGTCCACGTGTTCGATGTTCTCGAGGTGAGCCGCGAGCGAGCCTTGGGGCGTGCCGGCCTTCCGCGGCCGGTACGGATGGTGCGGCGACACGTAGAAGAGCCAGCCGAAGAAGCGTTTGCCGCTTCGCGCCGCCGATTCGAAGGCCGCCTCCGCGTGGGCCGTCACGCGCTCATCAACGCCCATCACGACGTCGGCCTTGTCTTCCGGTGCCGGTTCGAAGGTGCGCGCCGCGAAGCCCTGGCTTAGGCCGCGAACGCAACGATCTTCGGGGCCGCCGACGTGAACGGCGTGGAACGTATGGTAGCCGGAGCGCGAGAAGGCTTCGGCCACGGTGTCGGCGCGCGGCGCGATCTCGCCGCACCAGTCGGACTCTTCGACGGTCATGGGCACGTGCGACGGGAAGGTCATCGTGAAGGCGCTGCCCATGGAGGCGAGCGTGCGGCATGACGGCGCATAGGCGCGGGGAAAAATGAAGGCCCCGCGGCGCTCGAGCTCCGCGAGGAACGGCGTCGTGCCGAGCCGCGGGTTTCCGAGGCTCGTCTTGTCAAAGCGCGTGGCCTCGACGTTGATGAGCAAGACATTGTGCTCGCTCAAGCGAAAGTCGTCGCGAAGCGACGGGACGGCGGCGACGCGACGAAAGAGAGCTTCGTCGTCGAGCGCGCCGCGCGGGCCGGCATGCGACTCGAGGGGCGAAGTCACGCACGGCACCTCGACGGCCGCGCTCTCGCGCCCTTCGCCGCGGCCGCCCATCAGCGCGAATCCCTGGGGAGTGCCGAGCAGCGTGGTGGCGGCGACGTGCGCCACGAACGGCGAGGGTAGCGGCAGCGCGCGCTCAAGGGCGAAGAGCGCCACGGTAAGGGCGCTGAGGGCGACCGCGAAGCGACGTGGTGTGCGCGAGGCCGCCTGCGGGCGATCTGGCCGGCGCGGGCGGTATGCGGACGCGAAGGTCCAGGCGCCCGCGCTGGCCAAGACAAGGGCGCCAGCGAACAGGGACTGATGGAGCGACGGGTAAAGGTTCTTGAAGCGGGTGAGGTGAAAGCCTAGCGCGAGCGCCGCGCCGACAAGGCCGCTCGCACCGACGAGTCGTCGCATCCAGCGGCCGCCGACCGAGGTGAGCAAGAGCGTGGAGCTGGCCGCGGAGAACGCGAAGAGGCACGCCGCAGCGACGACGAAGGGGGGATACCCGCGGAACTTCGGGTACGTGACGAGCGTGAGGTGCGCGGAGCCGGCTACGCAGACGGCAACCGCCAGGGCCGCGGCGAGGAGCAGGCCCTTGGAGGCCCCACGTTGTCGGCCCAAGAGCAGGAGAACGACGACGAACTGGAGCGCGAGCAGGTCGCCGAAGCGGTAGACGAGGCTTCGGAGCAACAGCGAGAGTGTCTGGCCCAGCGGGAGCGCGATCGAGTGGGCGCGCGCCAGCGAGGCCCAAGGTACGGAGGCGGCGTCTA contains the following coding sequences:
- a CDS encoding 1-acyl-sn-glycerol-3-phosphate acyltransferase, whose product is MASVIVSVKNVADWLGICAPVVVEAAMGTVDRDVCDARLANWAPRVLARAGVTLEVLGQEHLAANRPMVLMSNHASFYDIPVVYAVFGGKLRMVAKKELFRIPIVGGAMRGAGMIEVDRNDRSKAIGNLDKGARALFESGSSVWIAPEGTRSTTGTLGPFKKGGFYLALRGRLPILPISIKGTFALLPPHSVGTRTKVPVAVTIHEPIDTGSFATAAAGDEKAAVARLMEVVRVAIASGL
- a CDS encoding sulfatase-like hydrolase/transferase, whose protein sequence is MLIVDRRAAPAPAAAPPSPLRRFLGLPPAARASPTRATLCAVVDDDTSRAQTPPSRAAGAGLPPSIVSPRPHAAPGAPLAAPLVAPATALALLLATALALVAVDAASVPWASLARAHSIALPLGQTLSLLLRSLVYRFGDLLALQFVVVLLLLGRQRGASKGLLLAAALAVAVCVAGSAHLTLVTYPKFRGYPPFVVAAACLFAFSAASSTLLLTSVGGRWMRRLVGASGLVGAALALGFHLTRFKNLYPSLHQSLFAGALVLASAGAWTFASAYRPRRPDRPQAASRTPRRFAVALSALTVALFALERALPLPSPFVAHVAATTLLGTPQGFALMGGRGEGRESAAVEVPCVTSPLESHAGPRGALDDEALFRRVAAVPSLRDDFRLSEHNVLLINVEATRFDKTSLGNPRLGTTPFLAELERRGAFIFPRAYAPSCRTLASMGSAFTMTFPSHVPMTVEESDWCGEIAPRADTVAEAFSRSGYHTFHAVHVGGPEDRCVRGLSQGFAARTFEPAPEDKADVVMGVDERVTAHAEAAFESAARSGKRFFGWLFYVSPHHPYRPRKAGTPQGSLAAHLENIEHVDGQLARVFAALERTGLAKNTVVVFYADHGEEFGEHGGAVHGTTVYEEQVHVPLVVWIPGERGRRIDAPTSTLYALPWLMLHGPSPLRDAALARVSSDLAPMMRATDESVVIERIGTTRMLVSLVKGPLKFDYDLNSRLAELYDLSNDPTETFTLFDTDRARAQPFLTRLDAYRAARACRRAYRLPP
- a CDS encoding AI-2E family transporter, yielding MMLDLSGALRGSRAARPTFLGVSALALVLAIYLARDVMLPVVLGLLIAYVLMPVVSWVEKKRVPRGAAIVLVYVLVLGTMGLFIRTIAPRMAHELTGLARELPTMATKARQHWIPVVKEKLRVLSPQHDEGVPVAPREPALVIRPRSDGSFAVELASGIEVRKTREGHVIERDDGPEGFDPDKVVDASIQASAAYVKENALELARIGSGIVFGVGRFFFIFGLTLMIAAYLMLTKERIEAFFLSLARPASRPSFEFLLTRIDRGLSGVVRGQLIICLVNGVLSAIGFGIAGLKYWPVLAIIATVLSLIPIFGSIISTIPAVAIGLTQSFFTGAFVFAWIIGIHQIEANFLNPKIMGDAAKIHPVLVIFSLLVGEHFFRTTGALLAVPVMSITQSVFLHFRQLVHNMDPELSRDPIRSSIEPPPPRPDSTPPPPSSRKL
- a CDS encoding class I SAM-dependent methyltransferase — translated: MDEITSAVRAMYEQFPYPPVATPQIRVGSDARQLLSYGKLARKKGRPLRVLDAGCGRAAGLLGAAAIQRDVEFVGIDLNRVALEEAEGAAKARGITNVKFRTVNLMTLEELDVPDGGFDVIVSSGVLHHLADPAQGLARLKAALAPHGVISLMVYGREGRHALYRTVRALDLLAPRTLPVEERLKTARQLVKTQAADALFTGPFADAATVPDAELVDRYLHVHETSYNVPELYALLADAHLTPLRWNEPELWDVSQILPPALAARAMELSPCERYALVETLTHRSMLDLVVAHDENGPRPPPSEAAVEDATFAVNPDVAFSVETRSLRGEVRPERVVVKRRRQSFPLTSPTMAAAALILREQTASFRGGELAAALKPFGVGRVEARALILELLRVDVLYAPHPADA
- a CDS encoding TonB family protein; its protein translation is MCHHEHLAPPHFQRYLARLAARAVAAGLLALLPAAAQAQSPPPQLVAPVVRTHVDATYPESAHRENKHGDVVLAVTVDVHGHVSAVEVLESAGADLDQAAIVAARQWTFDPALRNGKPVAAKIRVPFHFSPPAAAVEVVEAPAPPSQASSHAHSHEEPKAPAKASDEVLVHGRPMPPSRGASDFNLRIGELARVYRGNAAELLKLAPGILLSNEGGEGHAQQVFLRGFDAREGQDIEFTVDGVPINEPGNIHGGGFAETNFIIPELVESLRVVEGPFDPRQGNFAVAGSADYQLGLQKRGTTIGYRGGSFNTHRLLLLWGPKDESVHTFGGAELYRTDGFGQNRGADRATGMGQYEGRIGERGSYRLTTQAYTTKYFSAGVLRQDDLRAGRVDFYDTYDPRQGGSSSRYSLAADIVSRGQDTTYTQQLFLIRRDLRLLKNFTGFLEDTQEAIQSPHGQRGDLIDLNNGVWTMGGRGASRIAGSALGHKQELEVGYFARGDLVDSSEQRLEATTSVPYKTETLLSSKLGNLGLYGDANLHATRWLTVRGGLRAELFSFDAQNLCAAQDVSKPSVKNPPGDASCLTQSRFGVHREANQRASTVGTALLPRASVLLGPFDHFTFSAAYGQGARSIDPVYVTQDVRTPYASITSYEGGVGYARDSETSSLVVKSIFFQTHVDRDLIFNQTAGRSTLANGTSRTGWAGTVRYTGMWLDQAASLTLVRSSFDDTNLLVPYVPDLVFRSDTALHADFPVRIRGDKLRGALGSGITYVGRRELPFSERSQRILTVDASATLGLGNVELGVIASNLLDNRYRLSEYNYSSVFQQGGPPTLVASRHFVAGAPRAVFGTLTMTLGGS